The following is a genomic window from Geminicoccus roseus DSM 18922.
CTGTCGCCCTGATGCTGCACCCAGGGTGTATAGGCGCCGTACCCGAACCGGAAGCGGATCTCGGTGCGGATCGGCAGGCTCCCCTTCTCCCCGCGCACCAGCCGGATCAGCCGGTGCCGGTTTTCACCATCGGGCATCGCAATGAAGTCGATCACGGTTGCCCGGCCGGACCCTGTCTCGATGGTGGTTTCCAGGATGAAGGTGCCCGGGCGGTAGCACCGCGACATGGTGGCGCCTTCCTCGGCGGCTCCGATCTTCCAGCAGCCGTGACGCTCATCTCCCAGCAGGCTCGCGAACATGGCTTCCGAATCGAACCGCGGCAGCGCCAGCCAGGCAATGGTGCCGTCACGATGAACCAGGGCGGCACCGGTGGTCGATCCGATCAGGGCATAGTCTTCGATCATGCGGTGAAGCTCATCAAATTCGTTGCAGGGAGTTATTCTCGCCACCGCGAAGGCGGCGTCAGGCCGGACGACAACCAGCCACCTCTCTCCAGTTCATGTCTCCCGCCACCACTGCCCTGCATGGCGGTACGTGTCGAGCGTCGGCACGACCAGGCAGCATGGCCGAGACCATCTGCGGGACCGGTGGTTGATCAGCCTGCGACCGACGCCTCGAGCGCATCCGCGACGGCGTGGCGCGTCTCTTCCAGGACCGAACCGAGAAGGGCGATCAGTTCGGCGACAACCTCACCCTGGCGCCCGCGCGCCGGGTCGCTGCTGGCATCCTCGACCAGGCCTGCCAGGACCGACAGGCGGGTCAGGCCAAAGGTTCCGGCAGTGCCACGCAGTCGATGCGCTTCCTTCGACAATACCTCGGCATCGCCCGCGCCATCCCGAAGCTTCGCGATGCTGTCGGCAGCGCCGCTCAGGCCGCGGCCGAGCATCTGCCGCACCATCTCCGGCGACATCTTCTGTGACATGCCCTGGACACGGGCCCGATCCAGGAGCGGCTGCTCCAGCAGATCAACAGTGCCTCCGGCCCGCTCCCGTTGATCTTCCGCGATCTCCGGCGGAGCCACCCCTGCAGCGATGGCGGCCAGCGCGGCAAACAGATCGGTCCAGACGATCGGCTTGACCAGGCAACGATTCATGCCTGCGGCAAGACAACGATCACGCTCGCTCGCCATGACGTTCGCGGTCAGCGCCAGGATCGGCACCGCTGCCGCCGACCTGGGCAGCTGACGGATCCGCCGCGACGCCTCGATGCCATCCATGACCGGCATCTGCACGTCCATCAGGACAACATCGTAGCTCCCGTGACTGACCATCTCGACAGCGTCCCGGCCGTTCTCCGCACACTCCACCACATGGCCATGCCGCGTGAGCATGGTGCCCACCAACTCGCGATTGACAGCCACGTCATCGGCCACCAGCACGCGCAGCGGGCGGATCTCCGTCACCGCCCCCTCGATGTTGGCCAGCCGCTCGCTGCTCCCACGCGACATCGGAAGTTCGAACCAGAACAGGCTGCCTTCACCCTCCGAACTCTCGACGCCGATCGTCCCCGACATCGCTTCGACGAGCTGCCTGCAGATCGCCAGCCCCAGGCCACTTCCACCATAGTGCCGGCTGGTCGACCGGTCGGCCTGCACGAATGCGGAGAACAGCTTTGCCTGCTGTTCTGCCGGAATGCCGATGCCGGTGTCCCGCACCGAGAAGCGCAGGCGAACCTGGTCATCGTTCACCGCGCATTCCCGCATGGCGATCACGACCTCGCCTTCGGACGTGAACTTCAGGGCGTTCCCGACAAGGTTGACGAGCACCTGGCGCACGCGGGTCGGATCGCCCTGCACGATCAGCCCGGGCGAGGCTTCGACCTCCTGCCGCAGTACCAGCCCACGCTCCGTGACCTGGGGCTGCAACAGGCTGACCACATGGTCCAGCGCGGTCTCCGGCGCGAAATCGATATGCTCGAGGTCTAGCTTGCCCGCCTCGATCCTGGAGAAGTCCAGGATGTCGTTGATGATGCTCAGCAGGTGGCTGCCCGACCGCCGGATGGTCTCCACATAGTGGCGCTGGGTGTCCGTGAGCTTCTCGGCGGCCAGGAGGTCCGCCATGCCGAGCACGCCGGTCATTGGCGTACGGATCTCGTGGCTCATCGTGGCCAGGAATTCGGCTTTGGTCTGCGCCGCGCGCTCGGCATTGTCCCGCGCGGCGGTCAGCTCCGCCTGGATCTCGCGCAGTCGGGCATTCGCGGCGGCGAGCTCTGCGTTGGACTCCTCCAGGGCGTCGGTGAGGGCGGCGCGGGACTCCGCGGTCCGGACGAGCTGGCGGGCCTGCTCCAGTTCCTGACGCCGCGCACGTTCCTCGGTGGCGATCCGTGCACTCTCCTCCTGCAGCAGCTTGCGCCGCAGATAGGCGCCGATCCGCGCGCTCAGGATCTGCAGCCCTCCGCGGGCATCGACGAAATCGTCGGCGCCGGACTGCAGCACCTCCATGACCTGATGGATGCCGGAACTCCCGTCGAGCGCGATGATGTGGAATGGCTGATCCTGCCTGCGCCGCACCAGGTCGAGGCGGGAGCAGAATGCCAGGCTCTCCTCCATCTTGTCGGACATCACGACGATCACGCAGTCGAACGGCTCCGCCGCCACTGCCGTGAGAACCGCCTCCTGCGACGCGAGCACGGTGACGTCGTGATGATCGTGCTTGAGGTGCATGGCGAGCCGATCGGCGACCGCGGCCTGCCCCTCTCCCACCGTCAGCACATCCACTGCGACCAGGGTGCGGCCGCGCCGGAATGCGGACATGCCCGAGCCGGCGGGCATCAGCTCGGAACGGCCACGCAACAGGTTGCCGATCCGCAGCAGCAGCACGTCGCTGGGCGAGGACTTGGGCACGTAATCGTCCGCGCCACTTTCGAAACCACGCCGCTGCGCCTCGACACTCTCCGAATCGGTCAGCATCAGGACCGGCAGGTTGCGCGTGCGCATGTTCATCCGCACGCGACGCGTGAGTTCGTCACCACTGATACCGGGCAGGTGCAGGTCGACCACCATCAGGTCGGGCAGTTCGTCGTTCAGCCGTTCCAGCGCCTCCTCCGCCGAGGCGGACCATGCCGTCGCCCAGCCCTGCTGCTCTAGGGTGATCTGGAGCCGGAGCGCCTGGGTCGGAGAATCCTCGACAACGAGAATCGTGATCGCGGTTTCGCTCATGACGGCCGACTGTTCTTGGTGGTCTGCAGGATATGGAGGCCAATCGCGTCCAGCGGCAGCTGCAACCGGGCCGCACCCAGCCGCACCGCGACCGCCGGCATGCCATAGACCACGGCCGTGCACTCGTCCTCTGCGATGGTGTGCCCTCCCACGCGGTGGATTTCCAGCAAGCCCGCCGCACCGTCGTCACCCATGCCAGTCAGCAGCACCCCGATCGCACGATCGGCATAGGCATTGGCCATGGACTGGAACAGGATCGTGCCCGATGGCCGCTGACCGCCCAGCGGCGGAGCCCTGTCCAGCATCAGCATGCCACCGGCGATGACAAGATGCGCACCGCCAGGGGCGACATAGACCTGCCCGGGGGCAGGTGTCTCTCCATTGCGGGCCAGCCGGACCGGCATCGGCACCTGGCTGTCCAGCCATGCCGCAAAGCCTTCGGTGAATTCCGCCCCGATATGCTGAACGACCACGACCGGAAGCGGGTATTCCTTCGGCAGGGCGCCCAGCACCTTCGCGAGCGCCTGGGGGCCACCGGTCGAAGCGACCAGACCCAGCATCCGAAAGTGATGTCGGGCGGCGTGGACGCCGGCCGGTCGCGTCTGCCCCGGGACCGTTTCCGACAGCGGTCGGGCCGATCCGGACGAAGGAACGGGTGCGGGCGTCCGGTCCGTCGCCGGCCGCTGCCGCTGCAGCACGACCTTGACCTGGCTCATGATCATGAGCTGGTTGCACAGCCGTTTGCTCAGGCGCGGAAACTCTTCCCGCCGGGTGGTGAGCGGCTTGTCGATCACCGACAGCGCCCCGGCCTGAAGCGCGTCCATGGTGGCGTTGACACTCGAGCCGTTCAGACTGGCGGACGTCACCACGATTGGCGTCGGCTTGATCCGCATGATCCGGCGCGTCGTCTCCACCCCGTCGATCCCGGGCAGGTGGACATCCATCAGCACCACGTCCGGCGAAAGGCGCGGGATCATGCCGAGCGCCTCCTCGCCTGATGAGGCGATCCCCAGAAAGTCGAAACGCCCGTCTTCCCGGATGACATGCTCCAGCAGCATGGCCGCGATCTTCGAATCCTCGACCACGAGGACCCGGACCTTTCTGCCGGTTATGGTCATGGCATCCTTGTCACGGCTCGACAAACTGGGCCACGGTTTCGAGCAGGGCCTGCTGCTCGAAACCCTGTTTGACGATATAGGCGTCGGCCCCCAGTTCCATGCCGCGCTGCACTTCCTCCGGCGAATCGCGGGACGTCACCATGATGACCGGGATCGAAGCCAGGGCGGGATCGCTTTTGAGCGCCTGGAGCAGTCCGAATCCGTCCAGGCGCGGCATCTGAACGTCGCTGATCACCAGGTCGGCCGGTTCACGGCGCAGGCTGTCCAACGCATCGATACCATCCACGGCAAGACGTACGCGAAAGCCCTCGGCTTCCAGGATGCTCTTCTCCAGCGTACGCGTCGTGATCGAATCGTCGACCACCAGGATCCGGCGCGGGCCCCGGGGCGCCTGCGCATCCGCGAAGATCGGGCCGGTGGCGATCGAGCGACCGTCGGCGAGAACGGCTGGGCTGAGCACGATGATCGGACGTCCCTCCAGGAGCAGCGTCCCGGCCACCACCGGATCACAGCCAGCGGGCGCCTCCTGGATCGCAGCCTGGCGCATCTCCACGAGCGCATCCACCAGGACCGCCAGACGACGGCGACCGACATGCAGGACCACGACAGGGCAAAAGCCGCCGCCGTCGGTGCGCACCGCGTCCTTCAGTCCGAGCAGCATGCCAAGCGACACCAGCGAAGCGACGCGGTCGGCCGTCCGCAGGACCGCCCGGCCCTCCAGGGTTGATATGTCGTCGGTGCGGATCCTCAGGACGCGCTCGATCGCATGGGACGGGATGGCAAAGACCTGCTCCTGGCACCTCACCAGAAGCAGGTCGCTCCGTACCACCGAGACGGGAAGGCTGACCTCGAGACGTGTTCCATAAGGCTGGTTCGGCTCGATCTCGACGCTGCCATGCAGCCGCGTCACGGTCTCCTGCAGGACGGACAGGCCGATGCCGCGACCGGAAAGCTCGTCGACGGTGGGGCTGGTGGAGAAGCCACTGCGCAGGAGCAGGCGAGCCAGTTCCGCCTCCGGCACCTCGTCGGCCGTTCCGGCATCCAGCAGGCCGGCAGCGACAGCCGTTGTCCGGATCCGCTGAAAGTCGATCCCACGGCCGTCGTCGGCGACCACCAGCCGCAGCCTCGTCCCGTCCAGCGACAACTGGAACGTGATCGTCGTCGATGGGGGCTTGCCGGCCTGAGCGCGCTCCTCCGGCAGCTCGGCGCCGTGGGCGACCGCGTTGCGCAGCACGTGCATCACGGGGTCCTTCAGCGCCTGGAGGATCATCCGGTCCGCCTCGATCTCCAGGCCGGTGACCCGCGGCTCGATCTGCTTGCCGGATTGCCGGGCCAGGTCCCGCACCATCCGGCCGAAGCCCGAGAAGATCTCCTCGGCCGGGACCAGGCGGACCTGACGAACATCTTCCTGGAGCTGATCGACCAGGCGGCGCATCTTCCATGTGCTGGCACTCTGGCTGCGGACCGCCTGGCCCAGCCTCCGTCCGATCGAGCTGATCGCCTTGTCGAGCGCCTCGACCTGGGGAGTGTTGCGCTCCGCGCCCGGGACAGCACCCTGTCGCCGCAGCTCGAGGCGGTTCCGCTCCCAGCTCCGGCGAAGTTGGACGACATCCTCCTGCAATGCCCGAAGCTGCCGGCCCAGGTCGGCCTGCTCCCCGACCTGGGCGAGGAGCCGCCCCCCGGTCACCATCAGCTCGTCAAGATGCACCGCCCGCACGCGCAGGCTCTCGGTTCCGCCGGTGGCCGGACGAGCCAGTTTCGGAGCAGGCGCTGGCCTGGATGGCGGCAAGTCTGGCGGGGGTGCGGGAGCGCTAGCGGGGGCTGCCGGGCAGGGTTCCGGCAGTGCCCCAGACTGGAGCCTTGGGGGCGGGCTGGGGGCCGGTTCCTCTTGCGGTGTCTCGGCAGCGTTTGCGGCGCTCGCTCCCTCGATCAGCTGGTCGAGGCTGTTCAGGACGGCATGGCCCTGCAGGGACGCTCCGGGATCGTCGGCGACATCCTCGATGGTGTCGAGAGCGGCCTGGATGACCCGCACGGCGTCCGCATCGGGTGGCACGAGCCTTCGCTGCATCAGCTCGAGCAGGGATTCCAGCCGGTGGGCCACCGCTTCGATCGCACCATGATCGACCGCCCGGGCAGCTCCCTTCAGGCTATGGGCCCGACGAAAGATCTCCACGATCTCGGCAGAGCCGGCAGCCGGCGTCGACAACCGGCGCATCGCGGCCACATGCTCGCGATACTCCATGTCGAACGCGATCATGAGCCGCTCTCGGATATCCATCAGACGCCGTATCGCCCGATGGACTGGGAGAGCTGGGTCGACAGCGCACTGAGATGGGCCGCCGCGCCATCGAGCTGCCGGGTGCTGTCGGCGGTCTGGGTGCTGGCTTGGCGAATGTTGCGCAGCGCGATCATCACCTGTTCCAGCCCGATATGCTGCTGGTTGATGGCTGCGACGATCTGCTGGAACGTGTCGGTGCTTTCCTGGATCGAGTCGGTCAGGTCGTTGATCGCCCGCTGCGAAAGATCGGTCTGCTGCTTGCCTGACGCCACCCGCTTGACCGCCTCCTCGGTGAGCATCACCGACGTGTTGATACCCCGCTGAATGTCGCCCAGGACCGCACGGACCTGCACGGTCGCTTCCTTGGACTGATCCGCCAGGTTCTTGATCTCGGCGGCGACCACCGCGAAGCTGCGGCCATGCTCACCGGCTGCAGCCGCCTCGATGGCAGCGTTGAGCGCCAGGATGTGCGAGCGCTCGGAGATGTCGTTGACCGTGGCGATGATGTCGCCCACGGCCTGGGTCTTCTCGCTCAGCATGACGATGTTCTCGGCCACCGATTCCGCCTGCTCCCGGATCGCCTCGACCAGCAGGACCGTGCTCTCGACTGCCTGCAGCCCGTTGTCGCTCGCTCGCAGAGTATGTTCGGCGCCCTCGGATAGCTCCTGGGCTCGCCTGGAAATCTGCGCTCCGGACTGGGTGATCTCGTCGAGGGTTGCCGAGGTCTCCTGGATGGACGCCAGTTGCTCCTCCACGCTCGCCGCCTGCTGCTGGGTCGAGGCGTGGATCTCCACCGTGGCGGTGTTCAGGCTGTCGGCGACGCCGCGGCTCTGGCTGGCCAGTTCCCGCAGTCCGACCACCATCTCGTTCAGATGCCGGCCGAGCGAGGTGATCTCGTCGCGTCCGGCAAGCGCGATCTCCTGGGTGAGATCGCCAGATCCGACCTTCTCGACGAAGCGGGCGAACTGCTGGAGCGGCCGGCTGATGGAGCGCTGCAGCAGCCAGGTCGCCAGCGATCCGACCAGCACGATCCCCGCGACCGCCGC
Proteins encoded in this region:
- a CDS encoding response regulator gives rise to the protein MSETAITILVVEDSPTQALRLQITLEQQGWATAWSASAEEALERLNDELPDLMVVDLHLPGISGDELTRRVRMNMRTRNLPVLMLTDSESVEAQRRGFESGADDYVPKSSPSDVLLLRIGNLLRGRSELMPAGSGMSAFRRGRTLVAVDVLTVGEGQAAVADRLAMHLKHDHHDVTVLASQEAVLTAVAAEPFDCVIVVMSDKMEESLAFCSRLDLVRRRQDQPFHIIALDGSSGIHQVMEVLQSGADDFVDARGGLQILSARIGAYLRRKLLQEESARIATEERARRQELEQARQLVRTAESRAALTDALEESNAELAAANARLREIQAELTAARDNAERAAQTKAEFLATMSHEIRTPMTGVLGMADLLAAEKLTDTQRHYVETIRRSGSHLLSIINDILDFSRIEAGKLDLEHIDFAPETALDHVVSLLQPQVTERGLVLRQEVEASPGLIVQGDPTRVRQVLVNLVGNALKFTSEGEVVIAMRECAVNDDQVRLRFSVRDTGIGIPAEQQAKLFSAFVQADRSTSRHYGGSGLGLAICRQLVEAMSGTIGVESSEGEGSLFWFELPMSRGSSERLANIEGAVTEIRPLRVLVADDVAVNRELVGTMLTRHGHVVECAENGRDAVEMVSHGSYDVVLMDVQMPVMDGIEASRRIRQLPRSAAAVPILALTANVMASERDRCLAAGMNRCLVKPIVWTDLFAALAAIAAGVAPPEIAEDQRERAGGTVDLLEQPLLDRARVQGMSQKMSPEMVRQMLGRGLSGAADSIAKLRDGAGDAEVLSKEAHRLRGTAGTFGLTRLSVLAGLVEDASSDPARGRQGEVVAELIALLGSVLEETRHAVADALEASVAG
- the cheB gene encoding chemotaxis-specific protein-glutamate methyltransferase CheB, which produces MTITGRKVRVLVVEDSKIAAMLLEHVIREDGRFDFLGIASSGEEALGMIPRLSPDVVLMDVHLPGIDGVETTRRIMRIKPTPIVVTSASLNGSSVNATMDALQAGALSVIDKPLTTRREEFPRLSKRLCNQLMIMSQVKVVLQRQRPATDRTPAPVPSSGSARPLSETVPGQTRPAGVHAARHHFRMLGLVASTGGPQALAKVLGALPKEYPLPVVVVQHIGAEFTEGFAAWLDSQVPMPVRLARNGETPAPGQVYVAPGGAHLVIAGGMLMLDRAPPLGGQRPSGTILFQSMANAYADRAIGVLLTGMGDDGAAGLLEIHRVGGHTIAEDECTAVVYGMPAVAVRLGAARLQLPLDAIGLHILQTTKNSRPS
- a CDS encoding hybrid sensor histidine kinase/response regulator translates to MIAFDMEYREHVAAMRRLSTPAAGSAEIVEIFRRAHSLKGAARAVDHGAIEAVAHRLESLLELMQRRLVPPDADAVRVIQAALDTIEDVADDPGASLQGHAVLNSLDQLIEGASAANAAETPQEEPAPSPPPRLQSGALPEPCPAAPASAPAPPPDLPPSRPAPAPKLARPATGGTESLRVRAVHLDELMVTGGRLLAQVGEQADLGRQLRALQEDVVQLRRSWERNRLELRRQGAVPGAERNTPQVEALDKAISSIGRRLGQAVRSQSASTWKMRRLVDQLQEDVRQVRLVPAEEIFSGFGRMVRDLARQSGKQIEPRVTGLEIEADRMILQALKDPVMHVLRNAVAHGAELPEERAQAGKPPSTTITFQLSLDGTRLRLVVADDGRGIDFQRIRTTAVAAGLLDAGTADEVPEAELARLLLRSGFSTSPTVDELSGRGIGLSVLQETVTRLHGSVEIEPNQPYGTRLEVSLPVSVVRSDLLLVRCQEQVFAIPSHAIERVLRIRTDDISTLEGRAVLRTADRVASLVSLGMLLGLKDAVRTDGGGFCPVVVLHVGRRRLAVLVDALVEMRQAAIQEAPAGCDPVVAGTLLLEGRPIIVLSPAVLADGRSIATGPIFADAQAPRGPRRILVVDDSITTRTLEKSILEAEGFRVRLAVDGIDALDSLRREPADLVISDVQMPRLDGFGLLQALKSDPALASIPVIMVTSRDSPEEVQRGMELGADAYIVKQGFEQQALLETVAQFVEP
- a CDS encoding methyl-accepting chemotaxis protein, which gives rise to MWFSIRQKILATFGVIVLLVVGLGLYQLEMLRSVHDLNERIVADDLAILNEVNQLTVLQQKAQSAADRLRDLSLLAALGNPSADRASVLRDWEETSAEFGRVINGLRTRLQNALDANSSADLDLRVRQLVYELAGAVHLSQQIEPIMRLQFSALDTNDFAEAEDRHLEAMALRDQLTDKLASVQDIVVQFVAEGNSSIESAYSKATVALIAAVAGIVLVGSLATWLLQRSISRPLQQFARFVEKVGSGDLTQEIALAGRDEITSLGRHLNEMVVGLRELASQSRGVADSLNTATVEIHASTQQQAASVEEQLASIQETSATLDEITQSGAQISRRAQELSEGAEHTLRASDNGLQAVESTVLLVEAIREQAESVAENIVMLSEKTQAVGDIIATVNDISERSHILALNAAIEAAAAGEHGRSFAVVAAEIKNLADQSKEATVQVRAVLGDIQRGINTSVMLTEEAVKRVASGKQQTDLSQRAINDLTDSIQESTDTFQQIVAAINQQHIGLEQVMIALRNIRQASTQTADSTRQLDGAAAHLSALSTQLSQSIGRYGV